The Bacteroidota bacterium DNA window TGCAGCGACGGGCCGGCCGTATCCTTGAACGGGTCGCCGACGGTGTCCCCGACTACGGCGGCCTTATGCGGTTCCGACTTTTTTCCGCCGTAAGCGCCGGTTTCGATGTATTTTTTCGCGTTGTCCCAGGCGCCTCCCCCGTTATTCAGGAAAAGGGCCATCAGGATTCCGGTGATCGTTCCTGCCATCAGGAATCCGCCCACGACTTCCGCCCCGCTCGCGCCGGTGGCGGACTGGCCGCCCGCGTAATAAATCCAGCGGAACACCACACCCACACCGACCGTCATGCCGACAACGAGCAGTCCCGGGAGAACCATCTTCCGGAGGGCCGCCTTCGTCGCGATATCGACGCATTGTCCGTAATCAGGCTTCGAGGTCCCCTGCATGATCCCGGGATTGTTCTTGAATTGTTCACGGACGTTGTTGATGATCGCGTAAGCCGCCTTCCCCACCGCCTTGATCGCGAGGGAGGAAAAAAGATAGACGAGAACCGAACCCAGCATGGCGCCCACGAAGACCTCGGGCTTGTTGAGGTTGATGACGGGCTCGAACGAGGGCATGTAGTTCCTGACTTCATCGATGTACGCGCCGAACAGAAGGAAGGCTGCGAGCGCTGCCGATCCGACCGCATACCCTTTTGTGAGGGCCTTGGTCGTATTCCCGACCGAATCGAGCCGGTCCGTCCGCTCGCGGATCTCGTGCGGCTGCTGGCTCATCTCGACGATGCCGCCCGCGTTGTCCGTGATCGGGCCGAAGGTGTCCATGGCGAGGATGTACGCCGCGGTCCCGAGCATCCCCATCGTCGCGACCGCCGTTCCGAACAATCCTCCGCTTGTGAGGCCCGAATGGGAACCGAGGAAATATGCTCCCACGATGGCCGCGCTGATCACGAGGATCGGATATCCGGTGGATTCCATTCCGACTGCCACGCCGGCGATGATGTTGGTGGCAGGGCCGGTTTGAGACGCTTCTGCGATCGATTGCACCGGGCGGTACCGGTATTCGGTATAGTATTGCGTGATATAGACGAACGCGACAGAGGTGAGGACCCCGATGATTCCGCAGAGGAAGAAGTTAAAATAAAAGTCCGCTCCGAGAAGCCATCTCGACGCGAAGAAAAATCCGGCCATCGCCAGCACGGCGGTGATGAAGAATCCCCGGTTGAGGGCGTGCATCGGGTCTTCGTTCTCCTTCGCCCGGACGGACATGATCCCGACTATGGAGGCGATGATTCCGAACGCGCGCGCGACGAGCGGGAACAGAATGACTCCCAGGAGAGAGAGATGATTGGCGTCGAAGTAGGCGGTGTTTGCGCGATAGAGGCCCGCGGCGAGGATCATCGCGCCGATATTTTCCGCAGCGGTCGATTCGAACAGGTCCGCACCGCGGCCGGCGCAATCGCCGACGTTATCACCCACAAGATCCGCGATCACGGCAGGGTTCCGGGGATCGTCTTCCGGAATGCCTGCCTCCACTTTTCCGACGAGATCTGCTCCGACATCGGCCGCCTTCGTATAAATTCCGCCGCCCAGCTGGGCGAAGAGGGCGACAAAACTTGCGCCGAAGCCGTACCCGACGATCAGGAGGGGGATCTTCGTAATATCGTCGGTCACTCCGAGCCCTTTGACGAGCGTGAAGAGGCCCGCGACACCGAGGAGACTCAGGGCGACGACGAAGAAGCCCGAGACCGCGCCTCCGCGAAGGGAAGTCTGGAGCGCGTCGTTCATGCTCGTACGGGCGGCGGACGCCGTCCGGATATTGCTTCGGATCGCGACCCACATTCCCATATACCCCGCGGCGACGGAGCAGGTGGCTCCGAAGATGAAGGAGAGCGTGGTCCACAGCGCCAGGTCTCCGGTGCTCGCGGGATCGTGCTCGTTGTGCGCCCGGACGAACGCGTAGAGGATGTAGATCAGGCAGGCGAGGGCGACCGCGAGGAATGCGATCGTTCTGTTTTGCCTTCGGAGGAAAGCTTCCGCCCCCTGCTTGATCGCGTTGGAGATTTCGCGCATCCGTTCGGTCCCGGTGTCTCTCCTGAGGACGTCACGGATGAGGTAGAGGGCGAAGAGCAACCCGATAATGCTGATTCCGAAAATGAGTGACAATTCCATAGAGGCCTGCCGATCCTTTCAAGTTTCCGAATATGGTTTGCCGAAGGGGGGTGCCATGTGGAGACACCTCCTCCTCCTGCCCGGCTCGGCGGGCAGGGATTCCCCCGTCAATTCAATGAGTACGTACCTGTTGAAGAAAGCCTGAAGGGCTCAGTTTCTTCGGAAGGTGGGCGCTAAGATAACGAAAATATATGAGAAAGTCGAATATCCGGGACCGGCAGGCTACTCTCCCAGCAGCTTGATGTATTTCGCCGCGTCCTCGGCTTCCTTTGATTTCGGGCAGGTATCCATCACCTTATGGTAGAACCGCTTTGCCTCGTCCTTGTTATTGCTGTTCTGATACGATTCTGCCGCCCAGAGGAGCGCCTGGCAGTTCTTCGGATCGAGCTTCAGGGCCTGTTTCAGGTTTTCCGCAGCCTTCGCATAGATGGGCCCGTTCACCTTCGGATCCTTGCTCTTCCCGGCATCCGTCAGATACCCGACGCCGATCGCGATGTACGATTCGACGAGTTCCTTATTGTACTTCCCCTCTTCCTCGTTATTCGCGGCAAGGGACAGCTCGATCACTTTTCTGTAGGCCTCAAACTCGTCGTTCCTGTACGATGCGACCGATTCGTCCCCGGCGTGCAGGAGGGCGTAGCAGCGCGCGAGGGTGACCCACGCCTGGACATAGTCCGGCCGGTATGTGATGCTTTTCTTGATGTACTCGAGCGATTCCTTGTACTCCTTGATCTGCATCAGCGACACCGCCGCGTTATACCGGGACGCGAACTGATACCCGGCCGAGGTATCGCAGGCGATTTTCCGCTGGAACATCCCGACCGCATCCCTCCACTTCTTCAGCGCCATGAAGATCGTCCCGTAATTATACGGTATGTCGCAACGGGCCGAATCTTTCCTGAACGCGCGTTGATACACGCTCGCCGCGCTGTCATAGCTCTGTTTCGTCTTGTAGGCCGACGCGAGTGTGATCAATTTATCGACGCTGAGCTGGTCCAGGTTGACGTTTCTGTACGCGCTGATGGCCGAGTCGATTCTCCCCGTCCGGTTATAGCAATCCGCCATCATCGTCTGAACTTCGTTCTGGGCCGGATCCATCTTCAGCACCTTCTCGCCCACCGGGATGAACTTTTCACAGTTGTTCGTCCCGTAGAGGGCGCGGGCGTACTGGGTCTGGACCGCGAGGGAGTCCGGCTGGAGCCGCGAGAGGCGTTCGAAAATGGGGAGCGCGTTCGCGTACAATTTCTGCTTCGCGCGGAGGTAGATGTCGCCGAGATTCCTCAGCGCGACGACGTTGGTCGAATCGAGGGCGAGCACATGCGAATAGGCTCCGGCCGCGTCGGCGTACAACCTGGAACGTTTGTTCGCGTCGGCAAGCTTCAGCCATAATCCCGCCTTCGTACTGTCATGCTGGACGGCGTTTTTGTACTGGTCGGCCGCCGCCGCAACGATTTTCTGCGCTGCATAGACGTCGCCCAGGAGTTCATAAATCTGGGCGCTGGAGGTGTCCACTTCCCGGGCCTGGAACAGCACGACCGAGGCGGGCTCGAGAGAATCGGCCTTGATGAGGGCGGTCGCGAGGAGGAGATAGCCTTCGAGGTTCTTTTTATCGTCGTTGACGGCATCACGAAACGCGGAAATGGCAGCGAGGTAGTCCTTCCGTTCGAGCGCTGCCTTCCCCGCCTTCATTTTGTCTTCGGCAAGCCCCTTCGGGGCGGACATGAGGGCGAGAAGCAACATCAGGAACGTTATGTTTAGTTTTCTTTTCACTGTCTTTGACCTTCGCTCGTTAGTTGAACAAGCCGGACCGGCATGGTTGCCGGAACCAGTCCACTATTAAGAACAATCTTTTGTCCGGGTGCGGATGTGACGAATGACACAAAACCGATTCCGACGCTGTACATGTCTGCGCGGGAATAGAAATAAATTTCGCGGGTAAGAGGGTAAAACCCCTGAAAGACATACGCCTGGTGCGGTTGGAAGTATTTTCCTTTCGTTCCGGTCGAATCCGGGGCATTCGGATCCGCCAGTTCGAGCACCTTCACCTTCTCCTTGTTCGTGCTTACCCAGTTCAACCCCAGCATGCCGATCGCGTTGGGATGGCCCGCAATGAAATCCACCATCTCGCCCGACGTCGCCGTCACGGCTTCGGGCTTCGCGGGTTCGCTTCCCCGAAGGAGCTTCTCGCCGATTGTCTCGAACGTGCCCGAATTCCGGCTGGGGAAACAGAGCTCAATCCGGGCCGATGAGGCGCCGCCGACCTCCTTCCAGGAGGTGATGGCGCCGGTGAGGATGCTGTCCAGCTGAGTCGTGCGGAGCCGGTCGACGGGATTGGCGGGATTGACGATGATTGCGATCGCGTCGATGGCAATTTTATACTCCGCGATTTCCAGGTTCGCCTTTCGGGCGACCTCGCGCTCCTGCGCATTGAGGGCGCGCGAGGAAATGATGACCTTGATCGTGTCGTTGAAGAGCCGGGCGATCGCCTCCCGCGCATGCGCGATCTCGAGCGTTACTTTCGCGTCCGGATAGAGCTCCTCGAACTTCGCCTTTTCCGAATCGATCAGAGGCGATACCGATTCGGACGTAATCACAATGGCGTGGCCCTTCGTCGGCGTCTCCTTCCGCTCCGGCTGGCAGGCAAGCGAAGCCAGCGCCAGGACCGGCGTGAGACACCACCCTACCAGGAGATACCTATTCAAGTTCTCTCCGCGCATTTCGCTGTTTCATCCAAATCATTACGATTCTGTACGAGCCATACAGGATCATCACACATCCGAGGATGATCCGATAGTTCGACGGAACGTAGGAGGGGACCATCGGACCTGCCAGGATAAAGATCCCGACAACGAGAATAAGGCCGGCGGTGACGAAGCTGATAATCCGAAAGATCAACTGCGCCACGACTTCCTGGCTGCTCCGGCGAATGCTTTGAGTCATGTCCGTCACCGCTCCAACGTACACCTCTATGGAATGGTATCTCTCCGGCCTACTTGTTGAGCCTGAACCGGAACGGAACCGAGGTCCATACCGCGACAGGCCCGTTGTTCATGATCGCCGGAGTAAACACCCATTTATATGCCGCATCGATTGCCGGCTGGGCGAACACTTCGGGATCGGCCTTGAGCAGGACGACCTTCTTGACTTTTCCCTCTTTATCCACCCAACACTTCACCTGCACCGTCCCTTCGAGCCCCGCGCGCCGCGCAAGCTCCGGATACTCGGGCTGAACGATCTTGATCGGCACGGGCAGCTTCTCGACAGGCACAAAATCGGGCGGTTCTTCGTCCTCGATCTTGATATCCTGCTGTACTGCCACTCCGCCTCCGCCGGCTCCTGACGAGACAACCGGCGCCGGCGCCTCAGAAAGCTCCTTCTGAGTCGCGATCGTCTGCTCGGGGCTTACTTCCGCGTCGGGAACAGGCACCGGGACGCCGACTGTCGGCTTCGCGACAGGGACGCTCACCTGAACCTGGGGCGCAGCCTCCGTATTCGTGATCGAGGGGGGAGGACCGAGCTCGCTATACTTCATGATCCTCACCATCATGGTTGGCTCCTCATCCGCGGAGAGGTACTGGTAGAGATAGTATCCTCCGATCAGGAAAAAATGGAGCAGTATGGCGGAGCTCAGCGCGTACGTTCCGTATTTTCTGTAGAGTCCCCTGAGTTCGCGCATCCCGTAGGCTGCGGTTGCTGCCACTGCTTTTGCGCTCATTTGTATCTCTCCTTTCTCACCTATGAAGTCGCTTTCTGCAGGAGCTGCTTGTCCGCATCCAGCATCGGCGCGAGGCTGAAGCGCGTGACGTTCGCGAGATTCAGCTCATCCATGATATCGACCATGAAGTGGTATTTTCCCTTCCGGTCGACCTTGATCAGTGTAATCAGCCTGGGGTTTGCGCTGTTTTTTTCCACCATGAGCGACCGAAGATTCTTGAAGTCAACCTTCGCAGGCGTCTCCGCCCCGACATTCCAGTAAATCGACCCGTCCTCCTTCACCAGAAGAGTCAACAGGTTGCTCTGCTGAACTTCGACCTTCGTCTCTGAAGGAGGGAGGTTGATTTCCATGGTCTGCGGACGGTTCATGGTCGTCGTGAGCATAAAAAAAGTCAATAAGAGAAACGCAACGTCCACCATGGGGGTCATATCGATCCTGACCCCCAGGCGCCGTTGTTTCTTATGCTTTTTTCGTTTTTTCTCGTGCCCCCGCGGGGCCGAGCCAGCATCCATTCCAGCCATAGCGTGGTTCCTTTAGTCTTTTTTCAATTCGGTGACGAGATTGAACCTCGTGATATTCGTTTTTTGAAGGACATCCATCACGTCTTCGGTGATCCCGAACTCCGCTTCCTTGTCGCCCTTGACGACAGTGTAGAGGCGCGGATTCGCAATCCTGGCCTGAACGAGCAGGTTGGCCAGTTCCTTTACCGTGACCTCCATGCTTCGCCGAAGCTTGTTCGCCTCGCCGAAGACTCGCTCCATCATCCGGGGCGAGTCGAATCCGAGAAAAATCCGGTCGTCCTTGCTGATGGTAATCAGCATGACGTTCGACTCGGGCAGCTTGAACGCGGAGTGCGAAGCGGGGAGCACGATCTGCACCTCCTCGGGCGGCCGGAACTGGGTCGTCAGCATGAAGAATGTCAGGAGCAGAAACGCGACATCCACCATCGGGGTCATGTCGATCTTGACGGAAACCCTTGCTTTCTTTATTCTTGGCATCGGGGTTATCCTTTCAGGATTACTTTGCCCGGGTGGTCAGTGTCTGCACCACGTCGTAGCTGGCTTCGTCGATCATATAGGTGAAATTATCCACCTTGTTGACGAAAAAGTTGTACGCGACGATTCCCACGATCGCCGCAAAGAGCCCGAGCGCCGTGTTAATGAGCGCTTCGGAGATACCGATCGACAGCTGGATCGCGTCGGGAGCTCCGCCCTGGGCTGCGAGCGCGCGGAACGCGCGGATCATCCCGATCACCGTTCCCAAGAGTCCGAACATCGTCGCGATGGACGCGATCGTCGACATTGCGATGAGATTCTTCTCAAGAATCGGCATTTCGAGCGCGGTCGCCTCTTCGATGGAGCGCTGGACCTCGGCCATCTGTTTTTCCGCCTCCATCCCTTTGGCGTCACGCGTCATATTCTGCCACCGTTCGAGGCCCGCCCGGATGATGTTTGCCATGGAACCGCGTTGCTGGTCGCATGCCTGGATCGCCGCCTCGGTATCTCCCGTGGCGAGGCTGCGCTGAACGTTTTTCAGAAAGGTCGCCAGCGATCCCCTGCCCTGGGCCCTGCGGAGCGAGAGCGCCCGCTCGACGACGAACGTGACCACCATAATGGAAAGCGTGATCAGGATGGGAACGATCACCCCCCCTGTGTAGACCTGTCCCATCAGGTTCGTGGGCTTTTCCTTGTTCGCTCCGTCGCTGAAATTCCCGGGATTGCCGAGAATAAACATATAGATCACCATCGAGGCGGCGAGCGCCCCGACGACCAGTATGACGACGAATGTGGATTGTTTCATGAGTATGGCTCCTCTGGATTAGTGGTAGTGTGTGGGATTACGTTACAGATTTAATTTTACGAAAACTCTGGACGGCCTCATCGACCGTCTCGTAGACGTCGAACACATCGATCAGCTTGGTCACAACAAGAAGGTTCTGCACGCTGTTGCTGATGCCCGAGAGCTTTACTTCTCCGCCATTCTTCACATAGGTGGCGTGAGCGGCGATGATCGAGCCGATCCCGGAGCTGTTGATGTACGTGACTCTCTGAAGGTTGATGACAAGAGACTTTATCCCCTGCTCGATAAAATCGGCCACCGCTTCGCGGAGGAGATCCGTATCGCCGTCGCCGACGAGCGATCCCCTCACTTCGATGATCGCTATCGTTCCGCTCTGAACCGTCCGCACTCTAATCGACATTCGAGGCCTCAAGAGGGATACGTTTGCCCCTCATCAGTTTAACTCGGGCTCCGATGCTCATGTTCCGGAAAAACGATCCGTTTTGGGGAGGACCGGAACAACCCGGGAACCGTGATTCTGACAGGGGAACCTGCACTAACAATTATTAATGCAAAGTCGATGCCAGAATCGTACCGGGGAAGGGGCTTAGGATTGCTAGATTGGGGCGGTCGGAGCTTAAGGGAGGATCGGCGGACCCGGGTGCGTTGCGGATTGCACGGCAGGTTGGACTAAAAATGATCCATGTTGCCTATATCGATGTGAAGAAACACGTTACAAGCATTGCAAATTGCAATGAAGAGCCGGTCAGAGGCCGTATTTCTTCCGCTTACGCCACAGTGTGGCCGGGTCGATTTCCAGGATGCGCGCCGCCTCTTCGAAGTCGCCCGTCAGCCGGAGCACCTTCGCTATGTGCGCGCGCTCCGTCTCGGCGAGCGAGAGCAAACCGGCCCCGTGCCCTGCAGGCGCGTTCAGCTCGGGAGGGAGGTGGGAAATTTCAATCATGCCGTCCCGGGCGAGGAGCGCCGATCGCTCCACGACATTCTCGAGTTCCCTCACGTTTCCGGGCCACGAGTAACTCGTCAGGCAACGGACGGTCTCCGGAGAGACGCCGATTTCCCTTCCCCCGGAATACTTCCCGAGGAAGTGATGGATGAGAAGAAGAATATCTTCGGGCCGCTCGCGGAGGGGCGGCAGGGAAATCCGGACGGCGTTAAGACGGTAATACAAGTCTTCGCGGAAGCTTCCCTCCCGGATCGAAGCGGCGAGGTTTCTGTTGGTCGCTGCAAGAACTCTCACGTCCACCTTGCGTGTCACGCTCTCCCCCACACGCTCGAACTCACGATGTTCGAGAAAACGGAGGAGCTTCACCTGCGATGATTGAGGGATCTCTCCCACTTCGTCAAGAAAGACCGTTCCGCCGTCGGCAAGCTCAAAACGTCCCTTGCGGTCCTTGTGGGCGCCCGTGAAGGCGCCCCGGACATGCCCGAAGAGCTCGCTTTCAAGAAGATTCTCGGGGAGAGCGCCGCAGTTCACTTTGACGAACGGTTTGTCGCGCCGGCTGCTCCGTTCGTGGATCAACTGGGCGACGAGCTCCTTGCCCGTCCCGCTTTCTCCTTCGATGAGGACGGACAGCAGGCTGTCCGCGACCTGTTCCGCGAGCTCGAGCCTCTCCCGCATGACCGGGTTTCTGGTGATGATGGAGGTGCCTGCGCCCGGCCGCGCCAGAAGCCGCCGGAGGCTGATAACCTCCTCCTGAAGCCTGTGATGCTCGAGGACTTTCCCCGCAAAAATCTGTACTTCCTTCAGGTCGAACGGTTTTTGGAGGAAATCGAACGCGCCGTTCTTGATCGCTTCCACCGCGCTGTCGACGGAGCCGTGGGCCGTGATAATCACCGAGGTCGTTCCGGGGGATCTTTTGCGGATTTCTTTGAGGACTTGCATCCCGTCGATCGGCTCCATCTTGAGGTCGATGAACGCGATGTCATACTTGCCGTCTTCGAGCTGGTCGAGGGCGTCACACGGGTTTCCGAACCCGTCCACGCGGAAATCGACCGCTTCCAAACCGATCGTGAGCGTCTTGAGGATGTTCGGTTCATCGTCGACGACCAGCACCCGTCCCCTGTCGCTCATGCTGTGTGCACCTGCGACGCCGGAAGCCTGAAATAAAATTTCGTCCCTTTGTTCAGTTCGCTCTGCACCCAGATCTTGCCGCCGTACATCTCGACGATTTCTTTCGCGATCGCGAGGCCCAGCCCGACGCTTCCCGGCGTGGAATCCGCCGACTGCTTGACCTGCACGAACTTGTCGAAAATCTTCTCGAGATGTTCCGGCGCGATCCCGCGCCCGGTGTCCTCGACCCGGATCAGCACGTCGTCGCCCTCCGCGCGCGCGCTCACTCCTACCGAGCCCCCGGGGTTGGTATACCGGAGCGCATTGGTCACGAGGTTTGAGATGACCCAGGAGAACTGCTGTTCCTCGCCGATCAGGCTCGGAACATCCTCGTCGACGGAACATTTCAGTTCGACCCCCTTCTCCCTGAACGGCAGATGGAGGGGTTGGAGGGTCGTCTCGATGACCTTGCGTATGTCCACGATGTCCTCCCGCATCTCGATCTTCCCCGATTCGAGCTTCGACAATTGAAGCAGTTCGCGGACGAGTTTCGTGAGCCGTTCGCAGTCTTGCTTCGAGCTGATCAGCAGTTCTTCCTGCGCGTCGGTCAACGGCCCCACAAGGTGCTGCCGCATGATATCGACGCTCATGTTGATCGAAGTGAGCGGGGTGCGGAATTCATGGGATACGGCCCCCATGAAATCGGATTTCATCTTGTCGAGCTCCTTGAATTGCGTGACGTCCTGAAGGATCAGCACCACCCCGTTCCGGTTCCCGTACTTGGAGGGGATCTCCGAGACCCGGGGCCGCAGGTAGACGGTCCGGCCGGAGATCTCGAACTGCAGGTAGGGCATGCTCAACAATGACGATCCGCCCGGGTTCTGAAGGACCCCCAGGAGTCTCGCGTCGGTGATCGAGTCGGCGACACGCTTGCCGATGAGATCGCGCTCGGCGACTCCGAGGAGAATTTCCGCCGAGTGGTTGATCAGCTGCACGTTCGAATCGGAGTCGCACACGATGATCGCATCGGCGATGCTCTCGACGATGGTCTCCGACTTCTGCTTTTCCGACAAAATTTCTTCAATATTCAGCTCTTCGAACCTCCGCAATCGCTCCGTCATCTTGTTGAACTCGCGGCTCAGTTCTCCGACCTCGTCGTTGGTTTGTATGTCGATCTTGAGGTCGAGGCGCCCCCTCCCGATCTTGTGCACGGTTTCCGTCAGGCGTTCGGCCGGCAGGATGATCCGCTTGGTGAACTGCCACACGGTGACGACGCTGAGCGCGACCGCGAGCAGGGAGGCGACAAGGACGGCGATCGCGGCCTCGTGCGAGGTCGTGCGGGCCTGCCGTTCGACTTTCTCCATCTCTTTCTGGTTATCTTCGATCAGCCAGAAACAGTTGTCGGACAACCGCTGGGAGAAGGGGCGGACGATGCTGGCATAAAACGCCTTCGCCTCTTTGAACTGCCCGTTGTCCGCGAGCGCGATCAGCGAGTCGGTGACGATCAGATATCCGTCGTAGGTCGACCGGATGTTGTCCAGGATCGGCCCTGCCTCCGGGAGGGCCCGGTTTTCGTCGGTCCGTTGGAACCACCTGTAAAAGTCGTTCTTGGCGTCGCTGAACTCGGTCCTCCCGTTCTCGATATCCAGGTTCAGGATCGAGGAGAGCGCATGCTCATGCCGCTCGATCGAGCTGGCCATTTTCTCGACCGCCACGATATTCGGGTAGGTTTCGCCGAGAATCGAGTCGAGCGCGTCAGTCAGCCGCTTGAAATTATAGATCGCCCAGACCGTCACCGCGACATTGATCGCCAGCAGCACGACGTAGCCGATTCCGACCTTAAATCTGAGGCTTCGAAAGAAGGGTACCTGCATACTTACTCCACTCTCCCCGATGTCATTCTGAGGAGCGAAGCGACGAAGAATCTACCATACGAGAATATATTGAGAAAGCGGTGCAAATTCAACCGGTTGACTCTCGCCGAATTTCTTGGTATCATGTGCATCATTTCGCCCGAAAACACCCCAATTCATCATACTCTATGGAACTCTCGACCAGCCGTCCGCGCGTTATAGGCTGGTTACGCAGCGCTGCAATCCTCGACGGCGATTGGGGCACCAGCATTTGC harbors:
- a CDS encoding MotA/TolQ/ExbB proton channel family protein produces the protein MKQSTFVVILVVGALAASMVIYMFILGNPGNFSDGANKEKPTNLMGQVYTGGVIVPILITLSIMVVTFVVERALSLRRAQGRGSLATFLKNVQRSLATGDTEAAIQACDQQRGSMANIIRAGLERWQNMTRDAKGMEAEKQMAEVQRSIEEATALEMPILEKNLIAMSTIASIATMFGLLGTVIGMIRAFRALAAQGGAPDAIQLSIGISEALINTALGLFAAIVGIVAYNFFVNKVDNFTYMIDEASYDVVQTLTTRAK
- a CDS encoding sodium-translocating pyrophosphatase, with product MELSLIFGISIIGLLFALYLIRDVLRRDTGTERMREISNAIKQGAEAFLRRQNRTIAFLAVALACLIYILYAFVRAHNEHDPASTGDLALWTTLSFIFGATCSVAAGYMGMWVAIRSNIRTASAARTSMNDALQTSLRGGAVSGFFVVALSLLGVAGLFTLVKGLGVTDDITKIPLLIVGYGFGASFVALFAQLGGGIYTKAADVGADLVGKVEAGIPEDDPRNPAVIADLVGDNVGDCAGRGADLFESTAAENIGAMILAAGLYRANTAYFDANHLSLLGVILFPLVARAFGIIASIVGIMSVRAKENEDPMHALNRGFFITAVLAMAGFFFASRWLLGADFYFNFFLCGIIGVLTSVAFVYITQYYTEYRYRPVQSIAEASQTGPATNIIAGVAVGMESTGYPILVISAAIVGAYFLGSHSGLTSGGLFGTAVATMGMLGTAAYILAMDTFGPITDNAGGIVEMSQQPHEIRERTDRLDSVGNTTKALTKGYAVGSAALAAFLLFGAYIDEVRNYMPSFEPVINLNKPEVFVGAMLGSVLVYLFSSLAIKAVGKAAYAIINNVREQFKNNPGIMQGTSKPDYGQCVDIATKAALRKMVLPGLLVVGMTVGVGVVFRWIYYAGGQSATGASGAEVVGGFLMAGTITGILMALFLNNGGGAWDNAKKYIETGAYGGKKSEPHKAAVVGDTVGDPFKDTAGPSLHVLIKLLSTITLVLAPLFI
- a CDS encoding ATP-binding protein, whose translation is MQVPFFRSLRFKVGIGYVVLLAINVAVTVWAIYNFKRLTDALDSILGETYPNIVAVEKMASSIERHEHALSSILNLDIENGRTEFSDAKNDFYRWFQRTDENRALPEAGPILDNIRSTYDGYLIVTDSLIALADNGQFKEAKAFYASIVRPFSQRLSDNCFWLIEDNQKEMEKVERQARTTSHEAAIAVLVASLLAVALSVVTVWQFTKRIILPAERLTETVHKIGRGRLDLKIDIQTNDEVGELSREFNKMTERLRRFEELNIEEILSEKQKSETIVESIADAIIVCDSDSNVQLINHSAEILLGVAERDLIGKRVADSITDARLLGVLQNPGGSSLLSMPYLQFEISGRTVYLRPRVSEIPSKYGNRNGVVLILQDVTQFKELDKMKSDFMGAVSHEFRTPLTSINMSVDIMRQHLVGPLTDAQEELLISSKQDCERLTKLVRELLQLSKLESGKIEMREDIVDIRKVIETTLQPLHLPFREKGVELKCSVDEDVPSLIGEEQQFSWVISNLVTNALRYTNPGGSVGVSARAEGDDVLIRVEDTGRGIAPEHLEKIFDKFVQVKQSADSTPGSVGLGLAIAKEIVEMYGGKIWVQSELNKGTKFYFRLPASQVHTA
- a CDS encoding biopolymer transporter ExbD, which codes for MPRIKKARVSVKIDMTPMVDVAFLLLTFFMLTTQFRPPEEVQIVLPASHSAFKLPESNVMLITISKDDRIFLGFDSPRMMERVFGEANKLRRSMEVTVKELANLLVQARIANPRLYTVVKGDKEAEFGITEDVMDVLQKTNITRFNLVTELKKD
- a CDS encoding STAS domain-containing protein, producing the protein MSIRVRTVQSGTIAIIEVRGSLVGDGDTDLLREAVADFIEQGIKSLVINLQRVTYINSSGIGSIIAAHATYVKNGGEVKLSGISNSVQNLLVVTKLIDVFDVYETVDEAVQSFRKIKSVT
- a CDS encoding tetratricopeptide repeat protein; amino-acid sequence: MKRKLNITFLMLLLALMSAPKGLAEDKMKAGKAALERKDYLAAISAFRDAVNDDKKNLEGYLLLATALIKADSLEPASVVLFQAREVDTSSAQIYELLGDVYAAQKIVAAAADQYKNAVQHDSTKAGLWLKLADANKRSRLYADAAGAYSHVLALDSTNVVALRNLGDIYLRAKQKLYANALPIFERLSRLQPDSLAVQTQYARALYGTNNCEKFIPVGEKVLKMDPAQNEVQTMMADCYNRTGRIDSAISAYRNVNLDQLSVDKLITLASAYKTKQSYDSAASVYQRAFRKDSARCDIPYNYGTIFMALKKWRDAVGMFQRKIACDTSAGYQFASRYNAAVSLMQIKEYKESLEYIKKSITYRPDYVQAWVTLARCYALLHAGDESVASYRNDEFEAYRKVIELSLAANNEEEGKYNKELVESYIAIGVGYLTDAGKSKDPKVNGPIYAKAAENLKQALKLDPKNCQALLWAAESYQNSNNKDEAKRFYHKVMDTCPKSKEAEDAAKYIKLLGE
- a CDS encoding sigma-54 dependent transcriptional regulator, translating into MSDRGRVLVVDDEPNILKTLTIGLEAVDFRVDGFGNPCDALDQLEDGKYDIAFIDLKMEPIDGMQVLKEIRKRSPGTTSVIITAHGSVDSAVEAIKNGAFDFLQKPFDLKEVQIFAGKVLEHHRLQEEVISLRRLLARPGAGTSIITRNPVMRERLELAEQVADSLLSVLIEGESGTGKELVAQLIHERSSRRDKPFVKVNCGALPENLLESELFGHVRGAFTGAHKDRKGRFELADGGTVFLDEVGEIPQSSQVKLLRFLEHREFERVGESVTRKVDVRVLAATNRNLAASIREGSFREDLYYRLNAVRISLPPLRERPEDILLLIHHFLGKYSGGREIGVSPETVRCLTSYSWPGNVRELENVVERSALLARDGMIEISHLPPELNAPAGHGAGLLSLAETERAHIAKVLRLTGDFEEAARILEIDPATLWRKRKKYGL
- a CDS encoding energy transducer TonB, whose translation is MSAKAVAATAAYGMRELRGLYRKYGTYALSSAILLHFFLIGGYYLYQYLSADEEPTMMVRIMKYSELGPPPSITNTEAAPQVQVSVPVAKPTVGVPVPVPDAEVSPEQTIATQKELSEAPAPVVSSGAGGGGVAVQQDIKIEDEEPPDFVPVEKLPVPIKIVQPEYPELARRAGLEGTVQVKCWVDKEGKVKKVVLLKADPEVFAQPAIDAAYKWVFTPAIMNNGPVAVWTSVPFRFRLNK
- a CDS encoding biopolymer transporter ExbD, with the protein product MAGMDAGSAPRGHEKKRKKHKKQRRLGVRIDMTPMVDVAFLLLTFFMLTTTMNRPQTMEINLPPSETKVEVQQSNLLTLLVKEDGSIYWNVGAETPAKVDFKNLRSLMVEKNSANPRLITLIKVDRKGKYHFMVDIMDELNLANVTRFSLAPMLDADKQLLQKATS
- a CDS encoding substrate-binding domain-containing protein, whose product is MNRYLLVGWCLTPVLALASLACQPERKETPTKGHAIVITSESVSPLIDSEKAKFEELYPDAKVTLEIAHAREAIARLFNDTIKVIISSRALNAQEREVARKANLEIAEYKIAIDAIAIIVNPANPVDRLRTTQLDSILTGAITSWKEVGGASSARIELCFPSRNSGTFETIGEKLLRGSEPAKPEAVTATSGEMVDFIAGHPNAIGMLGLNWVSTNKEKVKVLELADPNAPDSTGTKGKYFQPHQAYVFQGFYPLTREIYFYSRADMYSVGIGFVSFVTSAPGQKIVLNSGLVPATMPVRLVQLTSEGQRQ